In Trichocoleus desertorum ATA4-8-CV12, a genomic segment contains:
- a CDS encoding O-antigen ligase family protein: MPKLHPHVNYEFLRQGQWLLGIGLLALAVFIVLPESYGLMVSWPWVALWQLGFLAIAAWLLWRLRQFQSPFRLLGHHLDWAVGLSAVSVTLSSLFAFKSLPSFWYLAMVGGYGLTLYALTNWLTGMTKDATAAEVAESDSSNHRRWWLLNGLGIAGWLTSGISVVLWGLYKNTFTEPVNPYPLGHHNFVAGYLVLTLPVLFVLGWRQHNWLRWLWFGGTGLAIAALYTTGSRGGALGFLTLLMLGTAALVIENWHTKSLRQPAFRTLAAVGVSSVVLLACAVLVLTNPRVQRLTSAILSGNTEGNAQFRLFTIEAGLRLWQHHPWLGIGLGNTIKLYDVYRPIEAGITAFRVQQLHCTPIQLLAELGLLGLGIYLLWLGLLLHLSWKLIGHFRRQLSNVSSNVSDRLAVYGCSAGLLGYATSSLTDFQLENIAISLTITALIAVLASLGDQLSAPLVITKSPFRRLLSLAGFTLALAALRIWVPNDAAMILAYAGNSNLQTGNLSDFYRQWSTAAKIVPWEPYYHFQLGAQLADVIAVRDSASTINQESTPKSALPSVPEPNLQYQQQIAQLAQTHLQQAITLAPADELFNRYLGAWLIDRDPKQAVENLRRAAQLTPRKLYTYALLGVAYFNQRDYSKATKAFALEGLINPEFLTTEVWLDPNFKALQPQVMQQTLALYRECLSRIAPNEPAYILIAQNLSLLEWWTTATSSTQSTHWEIQRFSPLAQVIVLIDQGQNSQVFGLLNKLSPVEATQESIALLQAWLLPQKYLGGLQKHMQTNALKDALEALQTSIQQHRQIRPWLLSMHSYTKAISERVGFFSYRNTNGPDFIEVPRSLPINVLVHNLKLFNPVGTVPIFDQTLVAAQKDLLGLDRPSLVQLSGT, translated from the coding sequence ATGCCTAAACTCCACCCCCACGTCAACTACGAATTTTTACGCCAAGGTCAATGGTTGCTGGGAATTGGGCTATTGGCTCTCGCAGTTTTTATTGTCTTACCCGAAAGCTATGGGCTGATGGTATCTTGGCCTTGGGTCGCTCTGTGGCAGTTAGGCTTTTTAGCGATCGCTGCTTGGCTTTTGTGGCGCTTAAGGCAGTTTCAATCTCCCTTTCGGCTCTTAGGGCATCATCTTGACTGGGCTGTAGGTTTGAGTGCAGTTTCTGTAACACTTTCCTCGCTATTTGCTTTTAAGTCGTTACCCTCATTTTGGTATTTGGCGATGGTGGGGGGGTATGGGTTAACCCTTTACGCTCTGACTAACTGGTTAACAGGGATGACAAAAGATGCAACAGCAGCGGAAGTAGCGGAGAGCGACTCCTCCAACCATCGGCGTTGGTGGCTTTTAAATGGGCTTGGCATTGCTGGCTGGTTAACGAGTGGCATTAGTGTGGTGCTGTGGGGGCTATATAAAAATACATTTACAGAACCAGTTAACCCTTACCCTCTAGGACACCACAATTTTGTTGCTGGCTATCTTGTCCTTACCTTGCCTGTGTTGTTTGTTTTAGGGTGGAGACAACATAACTGGTTGCGGTGGCTGTGGTTTGGTGGGACTGGGTTAGCGATCGCCGCCTTATACACTACGGGATCGCGGGGAGGGGCTTTGGGCTTCCTAACTTTGTTAATGCTAGGAACTGCCGCTCTAGTGATAGAAAATTGGCATACCAAATCCCTACGCCAGCCAGCATTTCGTACATTAGCTGCTGTTGGGGTTAGCTCTGTTGTTTTATTGGCCTGTGCTGTGCTAGTGCTGACTAACCCTAGAGTTCAACGCCTGACCTCAGCAATACTTTCAGGTAATACCGAAGGAAATGCTCAATTTCGCTTATTTACGATCGAAGCTGGGCTTCGCTTATGGCAGCATCACCCCTGGCTAGGCATCGGATTAGGCAATACCATCAAGCTCTATGATGTGTACCGACCGATTGAAGCTGGGATCACTGCCTTTCGGGTACAGCAATTACACTGCACACCCATTCAACTTTTAGCAGAACTAGGATTATTAGGCTTAGGAATATATCTGTTATGGCTTGGCCTATTACTGCATTTGAGTTGGAAACTTATTGGGCATTTCAGGCGGCAACTCTCCAACGTTTCTAGCAACGTCAGTGATCGCTTAGCTGTTTACGGTTGTAGTGCAGGATTGCTAGGTTACGCCACTAGTAGCCTGACGGATTTTCAACTAGAAAATATTGCCATTAGTTTAACCATTACAGCCTTGATTGCGGTCTTAGCGAGTTTAGGGGATCAGCTTTCTGCCCCGCTTGTGATCACCAAATCACCCTTCAGAAGGTTACTGAGTCTAGCTGGATTCACTCTAGCTCTGGCAGCACTAAGAATTTGGGTTCCCAACGATGCAGCTATGATATTAGCCTATGCAGGCAACTCTAATTTGCAAACTGGTAACTTGTCTGACTTTTACCGTCAGTGGTCAACTGCCGCCAAGATTGTGCCTTGGGAACCCTACTATCACTTTCAACTAGGGGCGCAACTGGCTGACGTTATTGCGGTACGTGATTCTGCATCCACAATTAATCAGGAGTCCACCCCGAAGTCTGCTCTTCCGAGTGTTCCTGAACCAAATCTTCAATATCAGCAACAGATTGCTCAGTTGGCTCAAACTCATTTACAGCAAGCTATCACCTTAGCTCCAGCTGATGAATTGTTTAACCGTTACCTGGGAGCCTGGTTGATCGATCGTGACCCTAAGCAAGCAGTGGAAAATCTGCGCCGCGCTGCCCAGCTCACCCCTCGAAAACTCTATACCTACGCTTTGCTGGGAGTTGCCTACTTTAACCAGCGAGACTACTCAAAAGCCACTAAAGCTTTTGCTTTGGAAGGGTTGATCAATCCTGAATTTTTGACCACTGAAGTTTGGCTAGACCCCAACTTCAAAGCCTTGCAGCCCCAAGTGATGCAGCAGACACTAGCCCTGTACAGAGAATGCCTCAGTCGTATAGCCCCTAACGAACCTGCCTATATTCTAATTGCTCAAAATCTGAGCTTATTAGAGTGGTGGACTACAGCCACAAGTTCAACTCAATCAACTCACTGGGAAATACAACGCTTCAGCCCCCTTGCCCAAGTGATTGTATTGATTGACCAAGGTCAAAATTCGCAAGTGTTCGGGCTTCTAAACAAGCTTAGTCCTGTAGAGGCGACTCAGGAATCCATCGCCTTATTGCAGGCATGGCTTTTACCTCAGAAATATTTAGGTGGGTTGCAGAAGCACATGCAGACTAATGCTCTCAAAGATGCTCTAGAAGCGTTACAAACCAGCATTCAGCAACATCGGCAGATTCGTCCTTGGCTCCTCTCGATGCATAGCTACACCAAGGCAATTAGTGAGCGAGTTGGTTTCTTCTCCTACCGCAACACTAATGGCCCAGATTTTATAGAGGTGCCGCGATCGCTGCCCATCAATGTGTTAGTCCACAATTTAAAACTATTCAATCCGGTGGGTACCGTGCCTATTTTTGACCAAACCCTAGTAGCAGCTCAAAAGGATTTACTGGGTTTGGACAGACCCTCATTGGTCCAGCTAAGCGGAACATGA
- the htpG gene encoding molecular chaperone HtpG, producing MATILEQGNISIHTENIFPIIKKWLYSDHEIFLRELISNAVDAIQKLKMVSYAGEFSGEVGEPEIQITLDKDQKTLSVSDNGIGMTAEEVKKYLNQVAFSSAEEFVEKYKNSTDQQIIGHFGLGFYSSFMVAARVEVDTLSYREGAQAVHWSCDGSTEFSLEESSRSQRGTTVTLTLQEEELEYLEPYRIKQLVKTYCDFMPVPIKLDGEQINRQKAPWKESPSNLTKEDYLEFYRYLYPFQEEPLLWVHLNTDYPFVVNGILYFPKLKPDVDVTKGQIKLFCNQVFVSDNCEEVIPRFLLPLRGVIDSVDIPLNVSRSFLQNDRTVRRIADYIAKKVGDRLKELYRDNREEYVRCWQDLGTFVKFGSINDDKFKKQVEDILIYRTTADLKPASADTPAVEVQSEEGDAWQTVTPAPEASSGPSYTTIKEYLERNQSRQENRVFYCTDEVTQATYVELHKKQGLEVLFMDSFIDTHFITFLEREYSEVKFSRVDSDLDDTLIEKDQAAEIVDPKTNQTRGEQLKELFQKALNRPKLIIRTESLKSDDPKGTPPAIVLLPEALRRLQEMNALMQQQLAQFPEEHVLLVNTAHPLIQNLINLSQGSIIQPEGQSDSSELANMICQHVYDLALMSQKGFDAEGMKAFVERSNQVLTRLTEQAAK from the coding sequence ATGGCAACTATTCTGGAACAGGGCAACATCAGCATTCATACTGAGAACATCTTTCCAATTATCAAGAAGTGGCTCTACTCCGACCACGAAATCTTTCTACGAGAGCTAATCTCAAACGCCGTTGACGCGATTCAGAAGCTGAAGATGGTTTCTTACGCTGGGGAATTCTCTGGCGAGGTGGGGGAGCCGGAAATCCAAATTACGCTTGATAAAGACCAGAAAACCCTCTCTGTCTCTGATAACGGAATTGGCATGACGGCGGAGGAGGTCAAGAAGTACCTCAACCAGGTAGCCTTCTCCAGTGCGGAAGAGTTCGTTGAAAAGTACAAAAACTCTACTGACCAACAAATTATTGGTCACTTTGGCCTTGGGTTTTATTCCTCGTTTATGGTGGCAGCACGAGTTGAGGTTGATACTCTCTCCTACCGGGAAGGTGCCCAAGCGGTTCACTGGTCTTGCGATGGCTCAACCGAATTTAGTCTCGAAGAATCTTCTCGATCCCAGCGGGGGACTACGGTAACCCTAACTCTTCAAGAAGAAGAGTTGGAGTATCTGGAGCCTTACCGCATTAAGCAGCTAGTTAAAACCTACTGCGACTTTATGCCAGTGCCGATCAAGCTGGATGGCGAGCAGATTAATCGGCAAAAGGCTCCCTGGAAAGAATCTCCTAGCAACTTGACTAAAGAGGACTATTTAGAGTTTTATCGTTATCTTTATCCTTTCCAAGAAGAGCCGCTTTTATGGGTACACCTCAACACTGATTACCCTTTCGTGGTCAACGGCATTCTTTACTTCCCTAAGCTGAAGCCAGATGTAGATGTGACCAAAGGGCAAATCAAGCTGTTTTGCAATCAAGTTTTTGTGAGCGACAATTGCGAAGAAGTCATTCCCCGGTTCTTATTACCTTTACGGGGTGTGATTGACAGCGTTGATATCCCGCTGAACGTTTCTCGCAGCTTTTTGCAAAACGATCGCACGGTCCGGAGAATTGCGGACTACATTGCTAAGAAAGTGGGCGATCGCCTCAAAGAACTCTATCGAGATAATCGAGAAGAATATGTCCGCTGCTGGCAAGATTTAGGCACTTTCGTCAAGTTTGGTTCCATCAACGACGACAAGTTCAAAAAGCAAGTCGAAGATATTCTAATCTATCGCACCACTGCTGATTTGAAGCCAGCCAGTGCTGATACGCCTGCGGTGGAAGTGCAGTCTGAAGAAGGAGATGCTTGGCAAACGGTCACTCCTGCTCCAGAAGCCAGCTCAGGACCATCCTACACCACCATCAAGGAATACCTAGAGCGTAACCAATCGCGCCAGGAGAATCGAGTCTTTTACTGCACCGATGAAGTGACCCAAGCGACTTATGTAGAGTTGCACAAGAAGCAGGGATTAGAAGTCCTATTCATGGACTCCTTTATTGATACCCACTTCATCACCTTCTTGGAGCGGGAATATTCTGAGGTTAAGTTCTCGCGCGTGGACTCCGATCTCGATGACACCCTCATTGAAAAAGATCAAGCTGCCGAAATTGTTGATCCCAAGACCAACCAAACTCGTGGCGAGCAACTGAAGGAATTATTCCAAAAAGCCCTCAACCGACCCAAGCTGATCATTCGTACCGAAAGCTTAAAGTCGGACGATCCGAAAGGAACCCCTCCCGCGATCGTACTCTTGCCAGAAGCTTTGCGTCGCTTGCAAGAAATGAATGCTTTAATGCAACAACAACTCGCCCAGTTTCCTGAAGAGCACGTTTTGCTGGTAAACACAGCTCACCCATTGATTCAAAATCTGATTAATCTGAGCCAAGGCAGCATTATCCAGCCGGAAGGTCAATCTGATTCCAGCGAACTCGCCAACATGATTTGTCAGCACGTCTACGACTTAGCCCTAATGTCTCAGAAAGGCTTTGATGCTGAAGGGATGAAGGCATTCGTGGAGCGTTCTAATCAGGTGTTAACCCGCCTGACAGAGCAAGCAGCGAAGTAA
- a CDS encoding glycosyltransferase has product MPLVSVIIPAYNAETTIQKTVTSVLEQSLQDFELIIVNDGSTDKTLDVIEHIVDPRIKVFSYPNSGAAVSRNRGFAQTTGEFIAFLDADDLWTPEKLEAQWQALQENPQAQVAYSWTDIIDQSGQRLGQGDYTVANGKVYAKLLLCCFIVSGSNTLIRRGAYVAVGGFDESLVASQDFDLYLRLAARYQFVSVAAPHVLYRFSSNSMCTNIRRMEETSLAVRERAFHQAPEPLSAVLKQHSIANFYKCALFRIMNEPLSRKRGLEIAWLLYNAIKYDPALMRRRIVLKIVLNILIITALPSKYAKFILSEVKGLANSRALLGYVRVDPEGL; this is encoded by the coding sequence ATGCCTTTAGTGTCTGTAATTATTCCAGCTTATAACGCCGAAACCACGATCCAAAAAACTGTGACCTCCGTCTTGGAGCAGTCTTTGCAAGACTTTGAGCTAATCATCGTCAATGATGGCTCCACAGACAAAACCTTAGATGTTATTGAGCACATCGTCGATCCTCGGATCAAAGTCTTTTCCTATCCTAATTCAGGTGCTGCCGTTAGCCGTAATCGTGGTTTTGCTCAGACTACTGGCGAGTTTATCGCCTTTTTGGATGCAGATGATCTTTGGACCCCTGAAAAACTAGAGGCTCAATGGCAAGCGTTGCAGGAAAATCCGCAAGCACAAGTAGCTTATAGTTGGACAGACATAATTGATCAGTCGGGTCAGCGTTTAGGTCAAGGAGACTATACAGTCGCTAATGGTAAGGTATATGCAAAACTTTTATTATGCTGTTTTATAGTTAGCGGCTCCAATACACTAATTCGGCGTGGGGCCTATGTTGCAGTTGGCGGTTTTGATGAATCGTTAGTTGCCAGTCAAGATTTTGATCTTTACTTACGACTAGCAGCTCGTTATCAGTTTGTATCTGTGGCAGCACCACATGTTCTGTACCGATTTTCTTCTAATTCTATGTGTACTAACATTCGCAGAATGGAAGAAACTAGTTTGGCTGTGAGAGAGAGAGCCTTTCATCAAGCTCCTGAGCCGCTATCGGCAGTTCTCAAACAGCACAGTATTGCTAATTTTTATAAGTGTGCTCTTTTTAGAATTATGAATGAACCTCTTAGTAGAAAGAGAGGATTGGAGATTGCTTGGCTCCTTTATAATGCTATTAAGTATGATCCTGCTTTAATGAGGAGGCGGATTGTTTTAAAAATAGTGCTTAACATTTTAATTATTACTGCTCTACCTTCGAAGTACGCTAAATTCATACTCTCAGAAGTTAAAGGCCTAGCTAACTCTAGAGCTTTGTTAGGCTATGTGCGCGTAGATCCGGAGGGCTTGTAG
- a CDS encoding glycosyltransferase: protein MSTISVIIPVYNGEKTIKETVESVLAQDFVDFELIIINDGSQDSTLDIVASISDPRIKVFSYSNAGLSASRNRGFGHSCGKYIAFLDADDLWAPDKLSKHLKILQEHPQAAVAYSWTNLIDKFGDFVRIGSRIAITGNVYPNLLLANFLESGSNALICRYALEAVGGFDESLSAAEDWDMWLRLSKHYDFVAVPYPHVLYRLSPHSMSTNVLRQETACLQVIEQAFSRAPASLQSLKRCSKSNLYKYLTYRVLEGYPKRSISFLAILYLLKAIEHSSDLLLFRISMKVIFKVILITVLPSKGAHFLITKHEKLFNTSSLLGHIQV from the coding sequence ATGTCTACTATTTCTGTAATTATCCCAGTCTATAACGGAGAAAAAACTATTAAGGAAACAGTTGAGTCTGTTTTGGCTCAAGACTTTGTAGATTTTGAACTCATTATTATTAATGACGGATCTCAAGACTCAACACTAGACATTGTCGCTAGTATTTCAGATCCTCGAATAAAAGTCTTTTCCTATTCTAACGCTGGGTTGTCAGCTAGCCGAAATCGCGGGTTTGGCCACTCTTGTGGCAAGTATATTGCTTTCTTGGATGCAGATGATTTATGGGCTCCTGATAAGTTAAGTAAACATTTGAAGATACTGCAAGAGCATCCTCAAGCAGCAGTGGCTTATAGTTGGACTAACTTGATTGATAAGTTTGGTGATTTTGTACGAATAGGCAGTCGCATTGCAATAACTGGTAACGTATATCCCAACCTTCTCCTCGCAAATTTCTTGGAAAGCGGCTCTAACGCTTTAATTTGCCGATATGCTCTTGAAGCAGTAGGAGGTTTCGATGAATCTCTTTCTGCTGCCGAAGACTGGGACATGTGGCTGAGGCTATCAAAACATTATGATTTCGTAGCTGTACCGTATCCTCATGTTTTATATCGGCTCTCACCTCATTCTATGTCTACGAATGTTTTACGGCAAGAGACAGCTTGTCTCCAAGTTATTGAGCAGGCTTTCAGCCGAGCTCCTGCTTCTTTACAAAGCCTGAAAAGATGCAGTAAATCTAATTTATATAAATATCTTACTTATAGAGTTTTGGAAGGCTATCCAAAACGATCTATAAGTTTTTTGGCTATTCTATACCTTTTGAAAGCTATAGAACATAGTTCTGATTTACTTCTTTTCAGAATTAGTATGAAAGTAATCTTTAAAGTTATATTAATCACAGTATTACCCTCCAAAGGAGCCCACTTTCTAATAACTAAGCACGAAAAATTATTTAACACTAGCTCCTTATTAGGCCATATTCAAGTTTAA
- a CDS encoding glycosyltransferase gives MDRLISMPIVSVIIPVYNGEKTIQETITSVLSQTFSDFELIIINDGSQDKTLEIISGIQDSRIKVFSYQNAGLSATRNRGISHSRGQFIAFLDADDLWTADKIESQLKALQGNPQASLAYSWSDFVDESNRFLHIGRRLTWEGNVYSKILVLNFLEHGSNPLIRREALEAVGNFDETLSSAEDWDMWIRLAAKYPFVVVTAPQILYRVSTNSLSSNVVKLEAACLQVIERAFSQAPEELQSLKKRSLSEIYKYLTFKCLEGQPTQQRSLQAARYFWRSISADSSIMTQSRVVVIVLFKVLIGGLLPTQFSQILINSTKKVYRRYKDLLPLN, from the coding sequence ATGGATCGGCTTATTAGCATGCCAATAGTTTCTGTTATCATCCCAGTCTATAACGGTGAAAAAACAATCCAAGAGACCATCACCTCTGTTCTGTCTCAAACCTTTTCTGATTTTGAGTTGATTATAATTAATGATGGCTCTCAGGATAAAACCTTAGAAATTATTTCTGGGATTCAGGATTCCAGAATTAAGGTATTCTCATATCAAAATGCCGGTCTTTCTGCCACTCGGAATCGTGGAATTTCACACTCACGGGGGCAATTTATCGCTTTCTTAGATGCCGATGATTTATGGACAGCAGATAAGATAGAATCCCAGCTAAAAGCGTTGCAAGGTAACCCACAAGCAAGTTTAGCTTACAGTTGGAGCGATTTCGTTGATGAATCTAATCGGTTCCTACATATAGGTAGGCGTTTAACATGGGAGGGGAATGTCTATAGTAAAATATTAGTTCTTAACTTTTTAGAGCACGGATCTAACCCCCTCATTCGTCGAGAAGCTTTAGAGGCAGTAGGGAATTTTGATGAGACTCTTTCCTCAGCTGAAGACTGGGACATGTGGATACGACTGGCAGCTAAATATCCTTTTGTAGTGGTCACGGCTCCACAAATTTTATATCGAGTTTCTACAAACTCTCTCTCCAGTAATGTAGTTAAGTTAGAAGCAGCTTGTCTACAAGTAATTGAACGAGCGTTCAGTCAAGCGCCAGAGGAATTGCAATCGCTAAAGAAGCGTAGCTTGAGCGAGATCTACAAATACTTAACCTTTAAGTGTTTGGAGGGTCAACCTACCCAACAAAGAAGTTTGCAAGCTGCTCGCTATTTCTGGCGGTCAATTAGTGCCGATAGCTCTATCATGACTCAATCAAGAGTCGTAGTAATTGTCCTATTTAAAGTTTTGATAGGCGGACTACTACCCACACAGTTTTCACAGATACTAATTAATAGCACTAAGAAGGTGTATCGGAGGTATAAAGATCTCCTACCGTTAAACTAG
- the clpB gene encoding ATP-dependent chaperone ClpB produces MQPTDSSKFTDKAWEAIVKSQEVARRFKHQQLEVEHLVVALLQQDGLASKVFDRAGADSARLLLQLEEFAQRQPRVTDDGQLYLGRGLDLLTDRAEATRESWQDSFISVEHLLIGFAEDERIGRRLLKAVNLDAKQLETVIKTVRGSQKVTDQSPESRYAALEKYGQDLTEQAKSGKLDPVIGRDDEIRRVVQVLSRRTKNNPVLIGEPGVGKTAIAEGLAQRIVNGDVPESLKNRKLISLDMGSLIAGAKYRGEFEDRLRAVLREVMDSDGQIVLFIDELHTVVGTGASQGTMDAGNLLKPMLARGELRCIGATTLDEYRKYIEKDAALERRFQQVVVNQPSVEDTISILRGLKDRYETHHGGVKITDAALVAAATLSDRYIADRFLPDKAIDLIDEAAAKLRMEITSKPVELEAIDRRLMQLEMEKLSLENEGQRAIAGGYRTSRERLTRIEQEITELSEKQQQLSGQWQTEKEALEGIKALKMEEDQLRVQIEQAERAYDLNKAAQLKYGRLESVQRDRESKEAQLLEIQSRGSGLLREQVTEADIAEIVAKWTGIPVNRLLESERQKLLQLESYLHQRVVGQDEAVESVSSAIRRARAGMKDPGRPIGSFLFMGPTGVGKTELARALAQSLFDTDDALVRLDMSEYMEKHSVSRLVGAPPGYVGYEEGGQLSEAVRRHPYSLVLLDEVEKAHPDVFNILLQVLDDGRITDSQGRLVDFRNTVIVMTSNIGSDHILDVSGDDSKYEEMRVRVLQALRSHFRPEFLNRVDDIILFHPLNLGELRQIVGIQIKRIQKLLSDQKITLELTEAAQNHIADSGYDPVYGARPLKRAIQRELENPIANKILEGAFVEGDIVTIDYQSGNVIFESKNDRKVLELETMSSKKN; encoded by the coding sequence ATGCAGCCCACCGACTCTAGCAAATTCACCGACAAAGCCTGGGAAGCGATCGTTAAATCTCAGGAAGTAGCCCGTCGCTTCAAACACCAACAGCTAGAGGTGGAGCATTTAGTCGTTGCTCTCTTGCAGCAAGATGGACTGGCGAGCAAAGTGTTTGATCGAGCGGGTGCAGATTCAGCCCGACTCCTCCTGCAATTAGAAGAATTTGCCCAACGCCAACCGCGCGTCACAGACGATGGGCAGCTCTATTTGGGTCGGGGGCTAGATTTGCTGACTGATCGGGCCGAAGCCACACGAGAATCCTGGCAAGATAGTTTCATCTCAGTTGAGCACCTACTCATTGGCTTTGCCGAAGACGAACGCATTGGTCGGCGCTTGCTCAAGGCAGTTAATCTAGACGCCAAGCAACTAGAAACCGTAATTAAGACAGTTCGGGGTAGCCAAAAAGTGACAGATCAAAGCCCTGAGTCTCGCTACGCTGCCCTAGAGAAATATGGTCAAGACCTAACAGAACAAGCCAAATCAGGCAAGTTAGATCCTGTCATTGGTCGCGATGACGAGATTCGTCGAGTAGTTCAAGTCCTGTCACGCCGTACCAAGAATAACCCTGTCCTGATTGGAGAACCCGGAGTCGGTAAAACGGCGATCGCCGAAGGGTTAGCTCAACGTATTGTCAACGGCGATGTCCCCGAATCCCTCAAAAACCGTAAACTCATTTCGCTTGATATGGGTAGCCTGATTGCGGGCGCTAAGTATCGCGGTGAGTTTGAAGATCGCCTACGGGCTGTCTTGCGCGAAGTTATGGACTCCGACGGGCAAATTGTTCTCTTCATTGATGAACTCCATACCGTGGTTGGCACTGGAGCCAGCCAAGGCACTATGGATGCGGGCAACTTGCTCAAGCCAATGCTAGCGCGGGGAGAATTGCGCTGTATTGGAGCCACTACGCTTGATGAGTACCGCAAATACATCGAAAAGGACGCAGCTCTGGAACGGCGTTTCCAGCAGGTTGTGGTCAATCAGCCTAGCGTTGAAGATACCATTTCTATCCTGCGCGGCCTAAAAGATCGCTACGAAACTCACCACGGTGGGGTGAAAATCACCGATGCGGCCTTAGTGGCGGCGGCGACTTTATCTGATCGCTACATTGCCGATCGCTTCCTCCCAGATAAGGCCATTGACTTGATCGATGAAGCTGCGGCCAAGCTGCGGATGGAAATTACTTCCAAGCCCGTCGAGTTAGAGGCGATCGATCGTCGTTTGATGCAGCTAGAGATGGAGAAACTGTCCCTAGAAAATGAAGGTCAACGCGCGATCGCAGGTGGTTATCGAACTTCACGGGAACGCCTGACTCGAATTGAGCAAGAAATTACAGAGCTGAGTGAAAAACAGCAACAGCTTTCTGGTCAGTGGCAAACTGAGAAAGAAGCCCTAGAAGGCATCAAAGCTTTGAAGATGGAGGAAGACCAACTCAGAGTCCAAATTGAACAGGCGGAGCGGGCTTATGACCTGAACAAGGCAGCTCAACTCAAATATGGTCGTTTAGAATCGGTGCAACGCGATCGCGAATCCAAAGAAGCGCAACTCCTAGAAATTCAATCTCGCGGCTCTGGTCTCCTGCGAGAGCAAGTCACCGAGGCTGATATTGCTGAGATTGTCGCCAAGTGGACTGGCATCCCTGTCAATCGTCTCCTAGAATCAGAGCGGCAAAAATTGCTCCAGCTAGAATCCTACTTACATCAACGAGTCGTGGGCCAGGATGAAGCGGTAGAGTCAGTATCCTCGGCCATTCGTCGAGCTAGAGCAGGGATGAAAGATCCCGGTCGTCCGATTGGTTCTTTCCTTTTCATGGGGCCCACTGGGGTTGGTAAAACTGAACTGGCTCGCGCCTTAGCTCAATCCTTGTTTGACACCGATGATGCCTTGGTGCGCTTAGACATGTCGGAGTATATGGAGAAGCACTCAGTCTCTCGATTGGTTGGTGCGCCTCCAGGTTACGTCGGCTACGAAGAAGGGGGGCAGCTATCCGAAGCAGTTCGACGGCATCCCTACTCTTTGGTGCTGCTTGATGAAGTTGAAAAAGCGCATCCAGATGTGTTTAATATCTTGCTGCAAGTACTCGATGATGGTCGCATTACCGACTCTCAAGGTAGGCTGGTTGACTTCCGCAACACTGTGATTGTCATGACCAGCAACATTGGCAGCGATCACATTTTAGATGTTTCAGGTGATGACTCCAAGTATGAAGAAATGCGGGTTCGAGTGTTGCAAGCCCTGCGATCGCACTTCCGCCCCGAATTTCTCAACCGTGTTGATGACATCATCTTGTTCCATCCGCTCAACCTGGGCGAATTACGCCAAATTGTCGGTATCCAGATCAAACGCATCCAAAAACTACTGTCCGACCAAAAAATTACCCTGGAACTGACAGAAGCAGCCCAAAATCACATTGCCGATAGTGGCTATGACCCCGTTTACGGTGCTCGTCCACTGAAGCGAGCTATTCAGCGGGAACTCGAAAACCCGATCGCCAATAAAATTCTTGAGGGTGCTTTTGTTGAAGGAGATATTGTTACCATTGATTACCAGAGTGGTAACGTAATTTTTGAGTCCAAAAATGACAGGAAAGTTCTAGAACTTGAGACAATGTCTTCCAAGAAAAATTGA